One Shewanella sp. MR-4 DNA window includes the following coding sequences:
- a CDS encoding arylsulfatase, producing the protein MDVFKTTLTVSSLLAPCLTSAQTIDRTQLPIADIEPQTYDQLDVRDVQRPTPASRIKAPDGAPNVLVILLDDVGFSQSSLFGGAVDMPTLDALAAQGLIYNQFHTTGVSSATRTALLTGRNHHQNNMGSIAETSTAFPGNTGARPNYIAALPKVLKYNGYSTAMFGKNHEIPPWETGPAANQSLWPSQIGFEKFYGFFGGETDQFQPVLIDGNTRIKTPRKENYHFTTDMTDQTIQWLNLQQSYNADKPFFVYYAPGAAHAPHQAPKEWIDKFKGKFSMGWDKLRQDTFERQKAAGIIPKDTILPPMPEQVPRWDSLTPDEKRVFERQMEVYAGFLTHTDHEIGRIVDTLKKNGKFDNTLIFYIVGDNGASGEGNRNGSFNSLAFYNGIEEDTKTVLDNIDKLGGPDSFGHYAAGWSIAGDTPFVWMKGMASDLGGTRNGMVVSWPKGIKSKGEEIRNQWSHVIDIAPTILEVADLPDPKMVDGVKQLPIAGVSFADTFNNAQAKTKHTTQYFELGGNRAIYNDGWLARVIHFPLWEDSKKFATLQTDKWELFDTRKDWSLSTDLAKNNPDKLKELRSIFDKEAEINHVYPIDDRTLERMNAEVAGRPDALFGKKSLTLYEGAKGIPENSFLNIKNKSFDLVAKVMIDDVDNTNGVIIAQGGNFAGWSLYVMKGIPTFEYNWLTYEYTKLSGAKLQPGENEITMKFRYDENGVGGKGNSVGTGKGGNAYLYVNGKLVEKKLIPNTISRLYSLDDGVGIGEDEGGSVSRDYQAPFEFSQRIESVTTSIVE; encoded by the coding sequence ATGGATGTTTTTAAAACAACCTTAACTGTCAGTAGCTTACTGGCGCCGTGTCTGACATCAGCGCAAACTATTGACAGAACACAGCTGCCAATTGCTGATATTGAACCTCAAACCTACGACCAACTCGATGTACGTGATGTTCAGCGTCCAACTCCAGCGAGCCGGATTAAGGCGCCAGATGGAGCGCCGAACGTGTTAGTGATTTTGCTCGACGATGTTGGTTTTAGTCAAAGCTCACTCTTTGGTGGGGCTGTGGATATGCCAACTTTAGATGCATTGGCGGCACAGGGATTGATTTACAATCAGTTTCATACCACAGGTGTCAGCTCGGCGACACGAACCGCGTTGTTGACGGGGCGAAACCATCATCAAAACAACATGGGATCGATTGCAGAAACCTCGACGGCCTTTCCTGGTAATACGGGAGCGCGTCCAAATTATATTGCCGCATTACCTAAAGTGTTAAAATACAACGGCTATAGCACAGCGATGTTTGGCAAAAACCATGAGATTCCGCCCTGGGAAACCGGTCCAGCAGCCAACCAGAGTTTATGGCCCAGCCAAATTGGTTTTGAGAAGTTCTATGGTTTTTTTGGCGGTGAAACAGATCAATTCCAACCCGTGCTTATCGATGGCAATACCCGTATAAAAACACCGAGAAAGGAAAACTACCATTTCACAACCGATATGACAGATCAAACCATTCAATGGTTAAATCTGCAGCAAAGTTATAATGCCGATAAACCTTTCTTCGTTTACTATGCCCCAGGTGCAGCACACGCGCCGCATCAAGCGCCTAAAGAATGGATTGATAAGTTCAAAGGAAAATTCTCGATGGGTTGGGACAAACTCAGACAAGACACCTTTGAGCGTCAAAAGGCTGCGGGGATTATTCCTAAAGACACCATTCTCCCCCCCATGCCTGAGCAAGTGCCGCGATGGGATTCACTCACCCCAGATGAAAAACGTGTGTTTGAACGCCAAATGGAAGTTTACGCGGGCTTTTTGACTCACACCGATCATGAGATAGGGCGAATCGTAGATACCCTGAAGAAAAATGGTAAGTTCGACAATACGCTCATTTTCTACATAGTTGGTGATAATGGGGCAAGTGGCGAAGGTAACCGCAACGGTAGCTTCAATTCGCTCGCATTTTATAACGGTATCGAAGAGGACACAAAAACAGTACTCGACAACATTGATAAGCTAGGTGGGCCCGATAGCTTCGGTCACTATGCTGCGGGATGGTCAATTGCCGGAGATACGCCCTTTGTATGGATGAAGGGCATGGCATCCGATCTCGGCGGTACTCGTAATGGCATGGTCGTCAGTTGGCCCAAGGGCATCAAGTCGAAAGGAGAAGAGATCCGTAATCAATGGTCACACGTGATTGATATTGCACCTACGATATTGGAGGTAGCCGACCTTCCCGACCCCAAAATGGTCGATGGCGTGAAACAATTACCTATCGCTGGAGTCAGTTTTGCTGACACCTTCAACAATGCTCAAGCCAAAACCAAACATACCACTCAGTATTTTGAATTGGGTGGTAATCGCGCTATCTATAATGATGGTTGGTTGGCTCGTGTAATACATTTTCCATTGTGGGAAGACTCTAAAAAGTTCGCAACTCTGCAAACTGATAAATGGGAACTGTTTGACACACGTAAAGATTGGTCATTGTCTACCGATCTTGCAAAAAACAACCCTGATAAGCTGAAAGAGCTGCGCTCGATATTCGACAAAGAAGCTGAAATCAATCATGTGTATCCCATTGATGACCGAACTTTAGAGCGCATGAATGCCGAAGTTGCAGGCAGACCAGACGCCCTATTTGGAAAGAAGAGTTTAACTCTCTATGAAGGTGCAAAGGGGATCCCCGAAAACTCATTCTTAAACATCAAAAATAAATCCTTCGATCTTGTCGCGAAAGTCATGATTGACGATGTTGACAATACCAATGGGGTGATCATTGCTCAAGGCGGTAATTTCGCAGGATGGAGTTTGTATGTGATGAAGGGAATACCTACCTTTGAATACAACTGGTTAACCTATGAATACACCAAGCTTTCTGGCGCAAAACTCCAGCCTGGCGAGAATGAGATCACAATGAAGTTCCGTTATGACGAAAATGGCGTTGGCGGAAAAGGAAACTCAGTCGGTACCGGGAAAGGAGGTAATGCCTATCTTTACGTCAATGGCAAATTGGTAGAGAAGAAACTGATCCCCAACACCATTAGTCGGCTTTACTCACTGGATGATGGTGTGGGTATCGGTGAAGACGAAGGCGGTTCTGTCAGTCGAGATTATCAAGCCCCATTTGAGTTCTCTCAGCGTATTGAAAGTGTAACAACATCAATCGTGGAATAA
- a CDS encoding PepSY-associated TM helix domain-containing protein yields the protein MAKISNRFWFMLHGWVSLPIWILFSFICLTGTVAVLSHELTWLTNPAARALNPDELPAKPVDELMLVVEKAYPNAQVMGAMTFEPYLVNAFTFTDADKPYAIAYVNQYTGQIQQINEGLTFIGFMRSLHGWLLFPWQSGYSIGYYLVCSMALMMLASLITGLIVYKRFWRSFFAPKLRLTQGKKTLLSDLHKLSGVWSIWFIAIMSLTGLWYLVQAIFWHADIDIEPHAPIIAAEQVPLMQAGDPQAPSANVSFTEALSLAKQRFPDFQPSYVMLPEHQRDMYHLSGSGDHIFYDQYSYNLSINPWTGEIASATSPETMTGMQTLMHIADPLHYGTLGGIWTKLIWFFFGLVLSGMSITGFMMWGLRHVRAFKQAESKDLAADMLGEAR from the coding sequence ATGGCGAAAATAAGTAATCGCTTCTGGTTTATGTTACACGGTTGGGTATCTTTGCCCATCTGGATTTTATTCAGTTTTATCTGCTTAACGGGCACGGTTGCCGTACTCAGTCATGAACTGACTTGGCTGACCAACCCCGCAGCCCGTGCGCTCAATCCAGATGAGCTGCCCGCGAAACCCGTCGATGAATTAATGCTGGTGGTCGAAAAGGCCTATCCGAATGCGCAGGTGATGGGGGCGATGACCTTTGAGCCTTACTTAGTCAATGCGTTTACCTTTACCGATGCCGATAAACCTTATGCTATCGCCTATGTGAATCAATATACGGGGCAAATTCAGCAGATCAACGAAGGACTAACCTTTATTGGCTTTATGCGTTCTTTGCATGGTTGGTTGTTGTTTCCTTGGCAAAGCGGTTACAGCATCGGCTATTACCTTGTTTGCTCTATGGCACTTATGATGCTTGCCTCATTGATTACTGGATTGATCGTTTATAAGCGTTTTTGGCGCAGCTTTTTTGCACCCAAACTTAGACTTACCCAAGGGAAGAAAACTTTACTCTCTGATTTGCATAAATTATCCGGCGTCTGGTCGATTTGGTTTATTGCGATTATGAGCCTGACTGGGCTGTGGTATTTAGTTCAAGCTATCTTCTGGCATGCGGATATTGATATCGAGCCCCATGCCCCTATTATTGCCGCCGAGCAAGTGCCGCTGATGCAAGCGGGTGATCCACAAGCGCCAAGCGCCAATGTCTCTTTTACTGAGGCCTTAAGTTTAGCTAAGCAGCGCTTCCCCGATTTTCAGCCAAGTTATGTGATGCTGCCTGAGCATCAACGGGATATGTATCATCTGAGCGGTAGTGGCGATCATATCTTCTACGATCAATATTCCTACAACCTCAGTATCAATCCGTGGACGGGTGAGATTGCTAGCGCGACCTCGCCAGAAACCATGACAGGTATGCAGACCTTAATGCATATTGCCGATCCGCTGCATTACGGCACCTTAGGCGGGATTTGGACTAAATTGATTTGGTTCTTCTTTGGGCTAGTGCTTTCGGGCATGTCGATCACCGGTTTTATGATGTGGGGATTACGCCATGTCCGTGCCTTTAAACAGGCCGAAAGCAAAGACTTAGCCGCAGATATGTTAGGGGAGGCACGCTAA
- a CDS encoding MBL fold metallo-hydrolase yields MYKALAPLVFVTCYFAANADTITIEKVSDQLLQLKGVDYGTNIGVLSTSEGLVFIDPMPGDEHLDTLSRTIQSLYGKPVKFILNTHEHTDHTGGNQYFIQQGASLAPTQSLASAQSFMAEIVTIQVSSHSAADRIYFHPQSNSLFVGDIVDNSWHPTFYAGGIRGFNAAINHILRLGDEDSLIVPGHGKPSNKASLRSFQQNTNDWVHLIETQLDAGNSVEDIIQHPQVATLIARFNQEDKSPFLPPKALRKFIERTISVIEKARLSTPTNSN; encoded by the coding sequence ATGTATAAAGCATTAGCTCCCCTCGTCTTTGTTACATGCTATTTTGCAGCCAACGCCGATACCATCACTATTGAAAAAGTCTCCGATCAACTACTGCAGTTGAAAGGTGTGGACTACGGAACCAATATCGGCGTGCTATCAACGAGCGAAGGCTTAGTGTTTATCGACCCTATGCCAGGGGATGAACACTTAGATACCTTAAGTCGTACCATCCAATCCCTCTATGGCAAACCCGTTAAATTTATCTTGAATACCCATGAACACACCGATCATACCGGCGGTAATCAATATTTTATCCAACAAGGTGCCAGCTTAGCGCCAACACAAAGCCTAGCGTCAGCGCAGTCATTCATGGCAGAGATAGTGACCATTCAAGTTTCATCCCATTCTGCTGCCGACAGGATCTATTTTCACCCGCAAAGTAACAGCCTATTTGTCGGCGATATTGTCGATAACAGCTGGCACCCCACATTCTATGCCGGTGGAATACGCGGCTTTAATGCGGCAATCAACCACATTTTACGCCTCGGCGATGAAGACAGCCTTATCGTGCCGGGGCATGGTAAGCCAAGTAATAAAGCATCACTTCGCAGCTTTCAGCAAAACACCAACGACTGGGTACACTTGATTGAAACCCAGCTAGATGCGGGTAACAGTGTGGAGGACATCATTCAACATCCACAGGTCGCGACCCTTATTGCACGCTTTAATCAGGAGGATAAATCCCCTTTTCTACCGCCAAAGGCTTTAAGGAAATTTATCGAAAGAACCATTAGCGTGATTGAAAAAGCGCGTCTTAGCACGCCAACCAATAGCAACTAA
- a CDS encoding CLCA_X family protein yields MLIHQQYHRHGPDYRFGEQMTFLDVKQTFGFSHVRVGRWVTREESLIAANLVFDSLADLAFILILPPLTLGLRQTLSLAFGHGGQKGVQAHYAPGARELALAKNAGAGALAHEFWHAFDHYVAPKAFSRATGRFKCASDLWLADQPLIEHPLNHRLAEIFRVTLLSEDNLEPSDYVRRAIALDKRYGAQYFAKPTEMMARAFEACIESYQGIQNPYLVSGTRYSALAKEGAYPDEPHRQRIFNALIAYFEPLGMALGKTG; encoded by the coding sequence GTGCTAATCCATCAGCAATACCATCGTCATGGCCCCGATTATCGCTTTGGGGAGCAAATGACCTTTCTCGATGTGAAGCAAACCTTTGGTTTTAGCCATGTACGTGTGGGACGTTGGGTCACGCGCGAGGAGTCATTGATTGCCGCGAATTTGGTATTTGATTCGCTGGCAGATCTTGCCTTTATCCTCATTTTACCGCCGTTGACCTTAGGACTAAGGCAAACCTTAAGCCTTGCCTTTGGCCACGGTGGGCAAAAGGGTGTGCAGGCACACTATGCGCCAGGGGCGCGAGAATTGGCATTAGCGAAAAATGCGGGTGCTGGGGCGCTGGCCCATGAGTTTTGGCATGCGTTTGACCACTATGTTGCCCCTAAGGCGTTTTCGCGCGCCACGGGACGTTTTAAGTGCGCCAGCGATCTCTGGCTTGCGGATCAGCCGCTTATCGAGCATCCCCTTAATCACCGTTTAGCTGAGATCTTTCGGGTTACCTTGCTCTCCGAGGACAATTTGGAGCCAAGTGATTACGTTCGCCGCGCAATTGCCTTAGATAAGCGTTATGGTGCGCAGTATTTTGCTAAACCGACGGAAATGATGGCGAGGGCCTTTGAGGCCTGCATCGAATCCTATCAAGGGATCCAAAATCCCTATTTAGTCTCTGGCACGCGCTATTCAGCGCTGGCAAAGGAAGGGGCCTACCCCGATGAGCCACATAGACAACGTATCTTTAATGCCTTGATTGCCTACTTTGAGCCATTAGGCATGGCGTTAGGGAAAACCGGATAA
- a CDS encoding AraC family transcriptional regulator, with protein MRALATWQDKCIDSQLLVASLVMLFKQRELDTDKLLRGTGIFIADIRKPDHLISPKQLSRLLDNALSLWPSGDLSFLLGQRWLPSQSGALTAAMFCAQDLQALSRVWHKYHWLTQPWLQTWCCQGEHEWHYLLSLDLGMQRHRQFLIELSLSSLTAACKQLLGQAWRGSLCFPYRAPDNLAHYYKYFGTDLSFDAPLCRISMTKAQLRQPSLFARQSTAYALSTGEERDDNLIHNGVIHHGASHSVGDSLAIASQAIGTQATASQTIVSQQNRLDQAPNIMSASNIAPAPNMTQAARQALLTHEFRLGLAGGIRLKLMRSTLSLPEMAQSLEMSPATLKRRLTEMGLSYGQLADETRLIRALYFLAEPEQDAHTIANSLSFSDASNFRRSFKRWTGQLPAYFRFWLA; from the coding sequence ATGCGCGCGCTCGCCACATGGCAGGATAAATGTATCGATAGCCAATTGCTGGTGGCAAGTTTAGTGATGTTATTTAAGCAGCGTGAATTGGATACTGATAAGTTACTGCGCGGGACGGGGATTTTTATCGCGGATATTCGTAAACCCGATCACCTTATTAGTCCCAAGCAATTATCACGACTGCTGGATAATGCGCTCTCCCTGTGGCCAAGCGGCGATTTAAGTTTTTTATTGGGTCAACGTTGGTTGCCATCCCAAAGCGGCGCGCTGACGGCGGCCATGTTTTGCGCGCAGGATTTACAGGCATTAAGCCGCGTTTGGCATAAGTATCATTGGCTCACTCAGCCTTGGCTGCAAACTTGGTGCTGCCAAGGCGAGCATGAGTGGCATTATCTCTTGAGTCTAGACTTAGGTATGCAGCGCCATCGGCAGTTTTTGATTGAGCTGAGTCTGTCGTCGCTTACCGCAGCCTGTAAGCAGCTGCTTGGGCAAGCTTGGCGCGGCAGTCTGTGCTTTCCCTACCGCGCGCCGGATAATTTGGCCCATTACTATAAATACTTTGGTACCGACTTAAGTTTCGATGCGCCCCTTTGCCGGATTTCGATGACTAAAGCCCAGTTACGCCAACCCTCATTATTTGCGCGCCAGAGCACGGCCTATGCCTTATCAACTGGGGAAGAGAGGGATGACAATCTCATTCATAATGGTGTGATTCATCATGGCGCTAGTCATTCTGTGGGTGACTCTTTAGCCATTGCATCACAAGCAATAGGAACTCAAGCCACAGCGTCTCAAACTATTGTATCTCAACAGAATAGGCTGGATCAGGCGCCAAATATAATGTCAGCGTCGAATATCGCTCCTGCGCCGAATATGACCCAGGCGGCTCGCCAAGCGTTGTTAACACACGAGTTTCGCCTTGGGTTGGCGGGAGGGATCCGCCTTAAACTGATGCGCAGCACTCTTTCCTTGCCAGAGATGGCACAATCGCTGGAGATGAGCCCCGCAACCTTAAAACGCCGCCTGACGGAGATGGGCTTAAGTTACGGGCAACTTGCCGACGAAACGCGTTTGATCCGGGCGCTGTATTTTTTAGCCGAACCCGAGCAAGACGCGCACACGATTGCTAATTCTCTATCCTTCAGTGATGCCAGTAATTTCAGGCGTTCCTTTAAACGTTGGACAGGTCAACTGCCTGCGTATTTCCGCTTTTGGTTAGCCTAG
- a CDS encoding GGDEF domain-containing protein has product METPAKSLRLASVYVVSLLIIFMVPLLLWQSTTAKTITAVDWFDVVTEGALFVLGMCWLMVMVSVRPSGRVTNLLIAGLSSYCLGCYLDLLDEIFIVKTIPVYNWFEKMPTPVGLLVLTYGLWLWRDEQTVVNRQLQTREQFHREHQLTDGLTLLNDAKAFEQHLIRQISQNQSFGLIMLDVDNFHQYNESNGVEEGDRLLSQLALWLSASLRSQDLVCRYAGDRFIILMRGAIPPLVSVMAEQIQQGVKELGCSVSVVWTLPSPKALDRQDKQNSPKAEAATLLQLLNQKISQQKAYRASAAPFTQPFHSCSTSTESGLN; this is encoded by the coding sequence TTGGAAACTCCTGCAAAATCATTACGGCTCGCCAGCGTCTATGTCGTGAGTCTGCTGATCATCTTTATGGTGCCTTTACTGCTTTGGCAGAGCACCACGGCCAAAACCATAACGGCGGTCGATTGGTTTGATGTGGTCACCGAGGGCGCCTTATTCGTGCTCGGCATGTGCTGGCTGATGGTGATGGTCTCGGTGCGCCCCTCGGGTAGAGTGACAAATCTGTTGATTGCGGGCCTATCAAGCTATTGTTTGGGTTGTTATTTGGATTTACTGGACGAGATTTTTATCGTCAAAACCATTCCTGTATATAACTGGTTTGAAAAGATGCCCACGCCTGTCGGGCTGCTGGTGTTGACCTACGGTTTATGGTTATGGCGCGATGAGCAAACCGTCGTCAATCGCCAGCTACAAACTCGGGAGCAGTTTCACCGCGAACATCAGTTAACCGACGGTTTAACCTTACTCAATGATGCCAAGGCCTTCGAACAGCATCTCATTAGACAAATATCGCAAAATCAATCATTTGGTCTTATTATGCTTGATGTCGATAATTTTCATCAATACAACGAATCAAACGGCGTCGAAGAGGGTGATAGGCTGTTGTCCCAGTTGGCATTGTGGCTAAGCGCGAGCCTAAGAAGTCAGGATTTAGTCTGCCGTTATGCTGGCGATCGCTTTATCATTCTGATGCGTGGCGCCATTCCGCCCTTAGTGAGTGTGATGGCAGAGCAGATACAGCAAGGGGTGAAGGAGTTGGGCTGCTCTGTTTCAGTGGTTTGGACGCTACCCTCTCCCAAAGCATTGGATAGGCAGGACAAGCAGAATAGTCCAAAGGCTGAGGCTGCAACGCTGTTGCAATTATTGAATCAAAAAATATCACAGCAAAAAGCGTATCGCGCCTCAGCGGCACCTTTCACTCAGCCGTTTCATTCGTGCAGCACCTCGACTGAAAGCGGGCTTAACTGA
- a CDS encoding TonB-dependent receptor has protein sequence MQSPIARQLGSLIPQQAHPVARVHKRLTSRLSALSLAMVLAGLSHNALAIGKLEGQIRDNSSQQPLAGATVTLKELNLSQQAGRDGRFFFVGVQDGDYTLVVNYLGAMPNEHRISIRDKQTTLQDINLSSQDDVEHIRVVGQQGALSKSMNRQRGADNVLSVVSADVLGNFPDSNISESLQRVPGLSIERDQGEGRFVRVRGMAPDYNSVSMNGTRLPSPESDRRAVALDVVPSDLLQSVEVSKTLTPDMDADALGGAIEVKSLSAFDRDDTYLNLNAEASQDTLTDNTNPKLAASYSDIFADKLGVAIGASWYNRDFGSDNVETGGKWEFAGDNGFEDAALESVDARDYEINRERLGIGVNFDYRPSDDTDLYLRTLYSEFDDTETRNSAKTKWKSPQQENALSQGKTTRSLKSRTENQNITSFVLGGQTRFERWTFDYQASHSTASADKPRDIAGANFVAKIDNTGFSNTNQPQIIAPEDYYQNDNFELDEIEVAASKAEDTINSGQLDLTRQLTIADYSVELKTGVKLSRRDKSNREDIWIYSDLGDQGVSDEDLLLSQYAGNELDYDLGRFGSGINAAPLWQLIDSLDADSNRDDIESTINDFDISEDINAAYLMGHIDIEKLRILTGLRFEQNQWDSSGYGYDGAKGEFIDIKHSRDEDHWLPALHLTYRYSDNTVLRAAWTNTLVRPTFGQLAPGYLLEEDDGDIDLTFGNPQLKSLESMNFDLSLEHYFGNIGLISAGLFYKDIDNFIYQADLAGRGDYIDAHSAVTFVNGDSADIYGVELSYVQEFNFLPEPFNALVLNSNLTYTDSSAQISWLEDGQLLSRDIPMPSQSDLTANLSLGYENSYASVWLSAAYKSEYLQEVTELSDERYDLYQDNHLQWDFVAKAHLTSNLTLYFKGVNLTDEPYYSYTGDSSYNAQYEAYGRTFQLGVQYTNY, from the coding sequence ATGCAATCTCCAATCGCTCGACAATTAGGTTCTCTGATACCACAACAAGCGCATCCTGTCGCTAGGGTCCACAAACGTCTCACGTCGCGTCTCTCGGCCTTAAGCTTAGCCATGGTGCTCGCTGGACTGAGTCACAATGCTCTCGCCATAGGCAAACTTGAGGGGCAAATTCGCGATAACAGCAGCCAACAGCCCCTTGCAGGTGCAACCGTCACCTTAAAAGAGCTCAACCTTAGCCAACAAGCAGGCCGTGATGGCCGTTTCTTTTTTGTCGGTGTGCAGGATGGCGATTACACCTTAGTGGTCAACTACCTAGGGGCGATGCCAAACGAGCATAGGATCAGCATTCGCGATAAACAAACCACACTGCAAGATATCAACTTAAGCAGCCAAGATGATGTGGAGCATATCCGCGTGGTCGGCCAACAAGGCGCATTAAGTAAATCCATGAACCGCCAACGCGGCGCCGACAATGTGCTGAGCGTGGTCAGTGCCGATGTGCTGGGGAATTTCCCCGACAGCAATATCAGTGAATCACTGCAACGGGTGCCAGGGCTGTCTATCGAGCGGGATCAGGGCGAAGGTCGCTTTGTGCGCGTGCGCGGTATGGCGCCTGACTATAACTCAGTGTCGATGAACGGCACGCGCTTACCCTCACCCGAAAGCGATCGCCGTGCGGTTGCCCTTGATGTAGTGCCATCGGATCTATTGCAATCGGTAGAAGTGAGTAAAACCTTAACACCGGATATGGATGCCGATGCACTGGGCGGCGCCATTGAGGTCAAAAGTCTGTCGGCCTTCGATCGCGATGATACTTATCTCAACCTCAACGCCGAGGCGAGCCAAGATACCTTAACCGACAATACCAATCCCAAACTTGCCGCCAGCTACAGCGATATCTTTGCCGACAAGCTAGGGGTAGCCATAGGTGCCAGTTGGTATAACCGTGACTTTGGCTCAGACAACGTCGAAACCGGCGGTAAATGGGAATTTGCCGGGGATAACGGCTTTGAGGATGCGGCGCTTGAATCCGTCGATGCACGGGATTATGAAATCAATCGTGAACGTTTAGGCATAGGGGTGAACTTCGATTATCGCCCGAGCGATGATACCGATCTGTATCTGCGCACCCTTTACAGTGAGTTTGATGATACCGAAACCCGCAACAGCGCTAAAACCAAGTGGAAATCGCCGCAGCAAGAAAATGCCCTCAGCCAAGGCAAAACCACCCGCTCGCTAAAATCACGCACCGAGAACCAAAACATCACCTCCTTTGTGCTGGGCGGTCAAACCCGCTTCGAACGCTGGACCTTTGACTATCAAGCAAGCCACAGCACCGCCAGCGCCGACAAACCGCGGGATATTGCCGGCGCCAACTTTGTCGCCAAGATTGATAACACGGGTTTTAGCAATACCAATCAGCCACAGATAATCGCCCCCGAAGACTATTACCAAAACGACAATTTTGAATTAGATGAAATTGAAGTTGCCGCCTCCAAGGCCGAAGACACCATCAACAGTGGCCAACTGGATCTCACCCGCCAGTTAACCATTGCGGATTACAGCGTCGAGCTAAAAACTGGGGTCAAGCTGAGCCGCCGCGATAAATCCAATCGCGAAGATATTTGGATCTACAGCGACTTAGGCGATCAAGGCGTGAGCGATGAAGACTTGTTATTGAGTCAATACGCAGGCAATGAGCTTGACTATGACCTCGGCCGCTTTGGCAGCGGCATCAATGCTGCGCCGCTATGGCAGCTTATCGACAGCCTCGATGCCGACAGCAATCGCGATGATATCGAGTCCACCATTAACGATTTTGATATCAGCGAAGATATCAACGCCGCCTACCTGATGGGCCACATCGATATCGAGAAACTGCGTATCTTAACTGGGCTGCGTTTTGAGCAAAATCAATGGGATTCTAGCGGGTACGGTTACGATGGTGCCAAGGGCGAGTTTATCGATATCAAGCATTCCCGCGATGAAGATCATTGGCTGCCCGCACTGCACCTCACTTACCGCTATAGCGACAATACCGTGCTGCGCGCCGCTTGGACCAACACCTTAGTGCGCCCAACATTCGGCCAATTAGCGCCGGGATATTTGCTCGAAGAGGATGATGGCGATATCGACTTAACCTTTGGTAATCCACAACTTAAGTCGCTCGAATCGATGAACTTTGACTTAAGCCTCGAGCACTATTTTGGCAATATCGGCTTAATTTCGGCGGGGCTGTTTTATAAAGATATCGACAACTTTATCTATCAGGCAGATTTAGCTGGTCGTGGCGATTATATCGATGCCCACAGCGCCGTGACCTTTGTCAATGGCGACAGTGCCGACATCTACGGCGTGGAGCTCAGCTATGTGCAAGAGTTTAACTTTTTGCCCGAGCCCTTTAATGCGCTGGTGCTCAACTCTAACCTCACCTACACAGATTCCAGTGCTCAGATCAGTTGGCTGGAGGATGGCCAATTACTGAGCCGCGATATTCCCATGCCAAGCCAATCGGATCTCACCGCAAACCTGTCCCTTGGCTATGAAAACAGCTACGCCAGTGTTTGGTTATCGGCGGCCTATAAATCCGAATATTTACAGGAAGTCACAGAGCTCAGTGATGAGCGCTACGATCTCTATCAAGACAATCATTTGCAGTGGGACTTTGTCGCCAAGGCCCATTTAACCAGCAATTTAACCTTGTATTTCAAAGGGGTGAACCTGACCGACGAGCCCTACTACAGCTACACGGGTGACAGCAGCTATAACGCCCAATACGAAGCCTATGGCCGCACTTTCCAGTTAGGCGTGCAGTACACCAACTATTAA